A region from the Arachis ipaensis cultivar K30076 chromosome B01, Araip1.1, whole genome shotgun sequence genome encodes:
- the LOC107609481 gene encoding uncharacterized protein LOC107609481 has translation MTKECSAIIQRNFPTKKKDPGSFQIPCTIGNTTFERALCDLGASINLMPLSVMKRLQIQELKPTKIALQLADKSMKLAHGIVENVFIKMEKFFLPVDFVILDIEEDEHASIILGRHFLDTGRTFVDIEKGELMLIVHNEHQVFHIFKTMHHSSDQENYKKVEARDLNLKELPNKSLPEVQQVDREGATS, from the coding sequence AtgaccaaggaatgtagtgcaaTTATCCAAAGAAATTTTCCAACAAAAAagaaagatccagggagttttcaaattCCCTGTACCATTGGCAATACCACCTTTGAAAGAGCATTGTGTGATTTGGGGGCAAGCATTAATTTGATGCCTTTATCTGTGATGAAGAGGTTGCAAATTCAAGAGTTAAAGCCCACAAAAATAGCTCTACAACttgcagacaaatccatgaagcTTGCACATGGAATAGTTGAAAATGTCTTTATCAAAATGGAAAAATTCTTCCTCCCAGTGGACTTTGTTATtcttgacatagaggaagatgaGCATGCCTCAATCATCCTTGGGAGACATTTCCTAGACACTGGAAGAACCTTTGTTGATATTGAAAAGGGTGAATTAATGTTGATAGTGCATAATGAGCATCAAGTGTTTCATATTTTCAAGACCATGCATCATTCAAGTGATCAAGAGAATTACAAGAAGGTTGAGGCAAGGGACCTAAATTTAAAGGAATTACCAAATAAATCACTCCCAGAAGTACAACAAGTTGACAGAGAAGGTGCAACAAGTTGA